The following proteins are encoded in a genomic region of Amphiura filiformis chromosome 11, Afil_fr2py, whole genome shotgun sequence:
- the LOC140163694 gene encoding meiosis inhibitor protein 1-like: protein MALSDIGYKKHGEVSKDMNFQHSLPSLVLLGQLLNNIPALVDVIIQTQGPLMTYLISCLDASEEKIKVAAVFALLKVLGSRDQQIPIPMHGQLANRMMGLLSGADGKELQQNSMELLRKLLENGDVVRGLMQQSRTGLPSALKKMLMSRDTTLKVTSMQCVHHILSQDKQDQEITHYSDDLLDADIAEFLFEALATTDGNLLSCTFGCLLLFTDCQSFFTKCHTVYGIESIIRALHHSVKLNNVEALHQGLKVLSEILKRQPEDVHLLNGLGIHKQINSLIEMCLKHSDTGIQIQTGCALKHLLRKHHLPKPIDYIALISLLQSMQDCMEKLPRPISENTSRHHRHQRKSVKDGITDTGGACSKEKLLLCGFDVFEQAFGLVNLLLTVPSPESHLVLMSSDKNTLTNLQYFLLRFLDSTCIPIFMVNYADLSNPAGFASFFHMLCMAFTFNIDLKDFAQKLESLPSLLHVILLIHS from the exons gtCCTTTGATGACTTATTTGATTTCTTGTTTGGATGCATCAGAAGAAAAGATCAAAGTAGCTGCAGTATTTGCTTTGTTAAAAGTACTTGGGAGTAGAGATCAGCAGATACCAATTCCTATGCATGGCCAGCTAGCTAACAGGATGATGGGCCTACTGTCTGGAGCAGACGGGAAAGAATTGCAACAGAACTCTATGG aattgctcagaaaacttcttgaaaatgGAGATGTAGTAAGAGGACTGATGCAGCAAAGTAGAACAGGTTTACCGTCAGCACTGAAAAAG ATGTTGATGAGTAGGGATACCACCCTTAAAGTCACCAGTATGCAATGTGTTCATCATATTCTATCACAAGACAAGCAGGACCAAGAGATAACTCACTACTCAGATGATCTCCTGGATGCAGATATTGCTGAGTTCTTATTCGAAGCCTTGGCAACTACAGATGGGAACCTACTAAG CTGCACATTTGGATGTCTATTGCTTTTTACTGATTGCCAGAGTTTCTTTACCAAGTGTCATACAGTGTATGGAATAGAGTCTATTATTAGGGCATTACATCATTCTGTCAAACTCAACAATGTGGAAGCTTTACATCAAGG gttGAAGGTTttgtcagaaattttgaaaag ACAACCTGAAGATGTTCATCTGCTGAATGGTCTTGGAATTCATAAACAAATCAACAGTCTCATAGAAATGTGTTTGAAGCATTCAGATACTGGAATACAAATACAAACAGGGTGTGCCTTAAAACACCTGCTGAG AAAACACCATCTTCCTAAACCTATAGATTACATTGCCCTCATAAGTCTTCTACAAAGCATGCAAGACTGCATGGAGAAATTGCCAAGACCAATTTCTGAAAACACATCAAGACACCATCGTCATCAACGCAAAAGTGTTAAAGATGGGATAACTGATACTGGAGGTGCATGTTCAAAAGAGAAGTTGCTGCTTTGTGGCTTTGATGTATTTGAGCAGGCATTTGGTCTTGTAAATCTTTTACTAACTGTGCCATCTCCTGAAAGCCATCTGGTACTGATGAGTTCAGACAAGAACACTCTGACAAACCTGCAGTATTTTCTACTCAGGTTCTTAGATTCCACTTGCATCCCTATCTTTATG GTGAATTATGCAGATCTTTCCAATCCAGCAGGATTTGCTAGTTTCTTTCACATGCTGTGTATGGCCTTCACATTCAACATTGATCTCAAGGACTTTGCTCAAAAACTAG AGAGTCTACCAAGTCTGCTGCATGTGATATTGTTAATACATTCCTAG